The following coding sequences are from one Sciurus carolinensis chromosome 11, mSciCar1.2, whole genome shotgun sequence window:
- the LOC124959847 gene encoding olfactory receptor 5B3-like, whose translation MENRTEVTEFILLGLTSDPGLQLPLFLTFLLIYTITLVGNLGMILLIVLDSRLHTPMYFFLGNLSLVDLCYSSAVTPTFMAGLLVGDKVISYNACAAQMFFFGAFATVENYLLASMAYDRYAAVCKPLHYTTTMTTRVCACLIIGSYVSGLLIGSFYTGDAFSLTFCKSNMVHHFFCDIPAVMVLSCSDRHMNELVLLPVCAFNVVFALIVISISYIFIFTTIGKMRSGAGHQKALSTCASHFTAVSIFYGTTIFMYLQPLSSHAMDSDKFASVFYTMVIPMLNPLVYSLRNKEVKNAFLKVVLVAK comes from the coding sequence ATGGAGAACAGGACAGAAGTGACAGAGTTCATCCTGCTGGGACTGACCAGTGACCCAGGTCTGCAGCTTCCCCTCTTTCTGACGTTCCTGCTCATCTACACCATCACTCTGGTTGGGAACCTGGGGATGATCCTGTTGATTGTCTTGGACTCCcgtctccacactcccatgtacttcttccttggtAACCTGTCTCTGGTGGACTTGTGTTACTCCTCAGCTGTCACTCCCACTTTCATGGCTGGGCTTCTTGTAGGAGACAAGGTCATCTCCTACAATGCTTGTGCTGCTCAGATGTTCTTTTTTGGAGCCTTTGCCACTGTGGAAAACTACCTCCTGGCCTCAATGGCCTATGATCGCTATGCAGCAGTGTGTAAGCCCCTGCACTACACCACCACCATGACAACCAGGGTGTGTGCGTGCCTCATAATAGGATCCTATGTCTCTGGTTTGTTGATTGGCTCCTTCTACACTGGTGATGCCTTTAGTCTCACTTTCTGTAAGTCCAACATGGTCCACCATTTTTTCTGTGATATTCCAGCAGTCATGGTTCTCTCTTGCTCTGATAGACACATGAATGAGCTTGTTCTTCTTCCTGTATGTGCTTTCAATGTGGTTTTTGCTCTTATTGTTATCTCAATATCATACATATTCATTTTTACCACAATTGGAAAGATGCGCTCAGGTGCAGGACATCAGAAGGCTCtgtccacctgtgcctcccacttcACTGCTGTCTCCATTTTCTATGGGACTACCATCTTCATGTACTTACAACCTCTCTCTAGTCATGCAATGGACAGTGACAAATTTGCATCTGTATTTTATACTATGGTCATCCCCATGTTGAACCCGCTGGTCTACAGCCTGAGGAATAAGGAGGTCAAGAATGCATTCTTAAAGGTTGTTTTAGTGGCAAAATAA